Proteins encoded together in one Nostoc sp. PCC 7524 window:
- a CDS encoding TIGR03032 family protein: MTFSTTSQLNISCSPQLGSWLQSQGISLAFSTYQTNRLFFVGCNQEGEIAAHERLFDKPMGIYAANNSIYISTRYQIWRFENLLAPGEIYQQSDSLSETRCERLYIPRTAYTTGDLNVHDLVLDDAENIVFVNTDFSCLATISKDYSFVPLWQPPFISKLAAEDRCHLNGLGLRDGKPQYVTACSTTDTAAGWRNHRVGGGVVIDVQTNNIIATGLSMPHSPRWYQDKLWLLNAGTGDFGYLDGEQLVPIAFCPGFVRGLAFWENFAFVGLSKLRSPTFSGLPLEERLVALGKTSQCGLMVIDINTGETVHWLQLDGVVEELFDVVVLPGVRQPQALGFQSEEIERLVTFPGSGGIVTTKPTVKRPSVGGMAPVAGLPRQLWENTQNSAPSTQQAAQAPLPLTTLKFQRVYHITASNLADYDAFTFPSLQQRWQTQPQRGELVGISASVVGEMVAFGIAEMLPEKTAELISLFVAPAYRQQGIATKLMQYLEKALVSEGCDQITVVYQPTALSAIALEPLLQRLAWQMPTLGADGLQRSHKLLSVSARVQFEQGKQWAQQGDLQAAVTSFSEAIRLQPDYIAAYNQLGNALQGLGQLEPAIAAYQSLLEINPNVAQAHCNLGAIWQMQGKTQEAIAAYQRAIQLKPDFALAYLNLGRLHANQQSWLAAAQCLQEAVRLQPEAATYYDLGNVWQQLGETEKAIACWHQSQQAAEQER; encoded by the coding sequence ATGACTTTCTCAACCACATCTCAACTCAATATTAGTTGCTCACCGCAGCTAGGATCTTGGCTACAAAGTCAGGGAATTAGCCTCGCTTTCTCTACTTACCAAACTAATCGGCTATTTTTCGTTGGTTGCAATCAGGAAGGTGAGATAGCTGCTCATGAGCGGCTATTTGATAAGCCAATGGGAATATATGCAGCAAACAACAGTATATATATTAGCACACGTTACCAAATTTGGCGGTTTGAAAATTTACTTGCACCAGGAGAAATATATCAGCAAAGCGATTCTCTTTCAGAGACACGTTGTGAACGCCTTTATATCCCCCGCACTGCATACACCACCGGCGACTTAAATGTTCACGATTTGGTGCTGGATGATGCAGAAAATATTGTATTTGTCAATACAGACTTTAGCTGCCTTGCCACTATCAGCAAAGACTATAGTTTTGTTCCCCTGTGGCAACCACCGTTTATTTCTAAGTTGGCGGCGGAAGACCGTTGTCATCTCAACGGCTTAGGGTTGCGAGACGGCAAACCCCAATACGTCACCGCCTGTAGTACCACCGACACCGCCGCCGGTTGGCGTAACCATCGAGTAGGCGGGGGTGTGGTGATTGATGTACAAACCAATAACATCATTGCCACGGGGTTATCTATGCCCCACTCACCCCGATGGTATCAAGATAAGCTGTGGCTACTGAATGCCGGGACGGGGGACTTTGGCTACCTGGACGGTGAGCAATTAGTGCCGATCGCTTTCTGTCCTGGGTTTGTGAGGGGGTTGGCATTTTGGGAAAACTTCGCCTTTGTGGGGCTATCAAAACTGCGATCGCCTACTTTTAGCGGACTGCCTTTAGAAGAACGGCTGGTAGCTCTTGGTAAGACTTCCCAGTGTGGGCTGATGGTGATTGATATTAACACAGGTGAAACGGTGCATTGGCTGCAACTGGATGGGGTAGTCGAAGAACTATTTGATGTGGTAGTGCTACCAGGTGTGCGTCAGCCCCAGGCTTTGGGCTTCCAGTCAGAGGAAATCGAACGCTTAGTTACTTTTCCTGGTTCTGGTGGTATTGTCACTACCAAACCTACAGTAAAACGCCCAAGTGTCGGTGGTATGGCTCCCGTCGCCGGATTGCCCCGCCAATTGTGGGAAAACACCCAAAACTCAGCACCCAGCACTCAGCAAGCTGCTCAAGCCCCGCTACCCCTAACAACACTCAAATTCCAGCGAGTCTATCACATTACTGCCAGCAACCTAGCTGATTACGATGCCTTCACCTTCCCCAGTTTGCAGCAAAGGTGGCAAACTCAGCCCCAACGGGGTGAATTGGTGGGCATCTCTGCGTCGGTGGTGGGGGAAATGGTGGCCTTTGGTATTGCGGAAATGCTACCGGAAAAGACGGCGGAATTGATATCACTATTTGTCGCCCCAGCATATCGGCAGCAGGGTATTGCTACTAAGTTGATGCAATACCTAGAAAAAGCTTTGGTGTCGGAAGGTTGTGATCAAATCACCGTAGTTTACCAGCCAACGGCGTTGAGTGCCATTGCTCTCGAACCTCTTTTACAACGCTTGGCTTGGCAAATGCCCACTCTTGGGGCAGATGGCTTACAACGATCGCACAAATTACTCTCTGTGTCCGCCCGTGTCCAGTTTGAGCAGGGGAAACAGTGGGCGCAACAGGGCGACTTACAAGCGGCGGTGACTAGCTTTAGTGAGGCGATTCGCTTGCAACCAGACTACATCGCCGCCTACAACCAATTGGGTAATGCTTTGCAGGGGTTAGGGCAACTGGAGCCAGCGATCGCAGCCTATCAAAGCCTCCTAGAAATTAACCCCAATGTTGCCCAGGCACACTGCAACCTGGGGGCAATCTGGCAGATGCAGGGGAAAACACAAGAGGCGATCGCAGCTTACCAAAGGGCGATTCAACTCAAGCCTGATTTTGCCTTAGCATACCTCAACTTAGGCAGGTTACACGCCAATCAGCAATCTTGGCTAGCAGCCGCCCAGTGTTTACAGGAAGCAGTGCGACTACAACCAGAAGCTGCCACTTACTACGATCTGGGCAATGTCTGGCAACAACTGGGGGAAACCGAAAAGGCGATCGCTTGTTGGCATCAGAGCCAGCAAGCAGCAGAGCAAGAGAGATAA